The following are encoded together in the Serratia odorifera genome:
- a CDS encoding mannitol dehydrogenase family protein, giving the protein MKTIANQPLPANVRQPTYDRSALRSRIVHIGFGAFHRAHQALLTDRVLERQGGDWGLCEISQYGGDKLFEALRQQAHCYTVLEKGADGNQAIIIGAVHESVHRKLEGIDAVLAKLAEPQVAIVSMTITEKGYCIEPGSGRLDLQHQAIRDDLANPAQPSSVPGILVEALHLRRQRGLPAFTVLSCDNIPENGHVVRNAVIGLAQARDAALADWIAAHVTFPSTMVDRIVPAATPETLDEIAAALGGVRDECAIACEPFIQWVVEDNFVAGRPDWQVAGAQLVDDVLPFEQMKLRMLNGSHSFLAYLGYLGGYQYINDCMTDDHYRQAAHRLMLAEQAPTLSVSGIDLAAYADRLIARYSNPALQHRTWQIAMDGTQKLPQRMLDSVRWHLQHGGSFAGLALGVAGWMRYVGGVDDAGNAIDIRDPLLNSLQQVVSSTPDDESRVQALLALSNVFGEQLPKDQRFVDSVTQAYLSLRDRGARQTVQDWVNQA; this is encoded by the coding sequence ATGAAGACTATCGCCAACCAGCCGCTTCCCGCCAACGTACGGCAGCCCACTTACGATCGCAGCGCGTTGCGCAGCCGCATTGTGCATATTGGCTTTGGCGCATTTCATCGCGCTCATCAGGCGCTGTTGACCGATCGCGTGCTTGAACGCCAGGGTGGCGATTGGGGGCTATGCGAGATCAGCCAATACGGCGGCGACAAGCTGTTTGAAGCACTGCGCCAGCAGGCGCATTGCTATACGGTGCTGGAAAAAGGCGCCGACGGTAATCAGGCCATCATTATCGGCGCAGTGCATGAAAGCGTGCACCGCAAGCTGGAAGGCATCGACGCGGTGCTGGCGAAGCTGGCGGAACCGCAGGTGGCAATTGTGTCAATGACCATTACCGAAAAAGGCTACTGCATCGAACCCGGCAGCGGTCGACTGGATTTGCAGCATCAGGCCATCCGTGACGATCTGGCCAACCCGGCACAGCCGAGCAGCGTGCCGGGCATTCTGGTTGAAGCGCTGCATCTGCGCCGACAACGTGGGCTACCGGCATTTACCGTGCTGTCATGCGACAATATTCCGGAAAACGGCCACGTGGTACGCAATGCGGTCATTGGTCTGGCGCAGGCGCGCGACGCCGCATTGGCCGACTGGATCGCCGCCCACGTCACCTTCCCCAGCACCATGGTTGACCGTATCGTACCGGCCGCCACGCCTGAAACGCTGGATGAAATCGCCGCTGCGCTCGGTGGAGTGCGTGATGAATGCGCCATCGCCTGCGAACCGTTCATCCAGTGGGTAGTGGAAGACAACTTTGTCGCCGGACGCCCGGATTGGCAAGTGGCCGGTGCGCAGTTGGTGGACGACGTACTGCCGTTCGAGCAGATGAAGCTGCGTATGCTGAACGGCAGCCACTCGTTCCTGGCTTACCTCGGTTATCTCGGCGGCTATCAATACATCAACGACTGCATGACGGATGATCACTACCGACAGGCCGCCCACCGTCTGATGCTGGCAGAGCAGGCGCCGACCTTGAGCGTAAGCGGCATCGATCTGGCCGCCTACGCCGATAGATTGATCGCCCGCTACAGCAACCCGGCCTTGCAGCATCGCACCTGGCAAATTGCCATGGACGGTACGCAAAAACTGCCGCAACGCATGCTGGATTCGGTACGTTGGCATTTGCAGCACGGCGGCAGCTTCGCCGGTCTGGCGCTGGGGGTCGCTGGCTGGATGCGCTATGTCGGCGGCGTTGACGATGCTGGCAATGCCATTGATATCCGCGATCCGCTGCTCAACAGCCTGCAACAGGTGGTTAGCAGCACGCCGGATGATGAAAGTCGGGTTCAGGCGCTGTTGGCGCTGAGCAATGTGTTTGGCGAGCAGTTGCCAAAGGATCAACGGTTTGTTGACTCGGTGACCCAAGCCTACCTGTCACTACGCGATCGGGGTGCCCGTCAGACGGTACAGGACTGGGTTAACCAGGCGTAA